The sequence tggaagtctctcaagcgtctgaggtggtagagacgctgtcaatttttttttttttttttcatcttgcaccctgctgttatgtgctggattgtctctggggcatctttacacagcctgcacctggggtcttgcctggtgtgatagaccccagcctctatggatcttgtgctcagagcttgttcttgtgctgccatgattagtgcctctgtgctatctttcagtccagctttgtccagccactggtaggatttctggatatcagccacctcctctatctgccggtggtacataccatgcaggggcctgtccttccatgatggttcctcgtctccctcctctttcttgggtttctgctgcctgaggtattcactgagcactcggtcagttggggccatcttcccaatgtattcttggatgttcgttgtctcatcctggactgtggtgctgacactcaccagtccccggcccccttccttccgcttagcgtacagcctcagggtgctggacttggggtgaaaccctccatgcatggtaaggagctttcttgtctttatgtcagtggcttctatctcctcctttggccagcctattaccccagcagggtacctgatcacgggcagggcgtacgtgttgatggcccggatcttgttcttaccgttcagttgactcctcaggacttgcctgaccctctgcaggtacttggtggttgcagcctttctagcggcctcttcatggttcccatttgcctgcgggatccccaggtacttgtaactgtcctctatgtctgcaatgttgccttctggtagttcaatcccctccgttctgactaccttccctctctttgttaccatccgactacacttctccagtccgaacgacattccaatgtcattgctgtatagcctggtagtgtggatcagtgaatcgatgtctcgttcactcttggcatacagcttgatgtcatccatgtacaggaggtggctgactagggatgggtattgataagattttcacgattccgattccattttcgattctgtttaacgattcgattctttatcgattctttttaaaaaaggagaacactaaggtcgattagcttagaactttgttttatatcttctctttgaacaagatagaaatttaggagtaacatggccttacaaacccaacagtgagatcttaagagatccagcctacggctcttcaatggggtgtcacagggtccccgggaaaaaacattgtaaatgtaaaataataaaataaatattcttctgtagcaataacaaagtataacataaattattctgtagcaattacacaagaatatccagtaatttccctgcctacaatttaacacattcacttacctaaaatcgggggcatctgctgtggcaaatgggttcaagccttttaccacaaactgagtcactgctcggtgacgttcgtctatcctggcctgaaaggagacgctaacggtagactgcagcgagaactgccagcatctgagccagactctgtctgcctctctcatcatggtcactaaatgcacagtaatggcaggtttgtaataaggcagattgcgctaacataatatgcactgttagttgattaggtgatccgaagggccagctgtgttctaggatgccctctggacccagtggaggtggtgagtgacaggagaatggcggctaagctgtcatccctgttggacaacatctcccaccccatgcagcagactgtgacagcactgagcagctccttcagtgggagactgcggcacccacggtgtgggacggagagatttcgcaggtctttcctccccactgctgtcagactccacaacaaagactttaactgaacaaacacacacatccacacatgtgcaataacactaagtgcaataatcctttctggcatcattgtatttttactcagttgtatatagcattcgtattctatttttatcttattgtatatttttattctattttattctactgtatatagtatattattttattctattctgtacagctgtgtactgtatttattcttattgtattctaatttttgcgtcataacttttgcactgtccacttcctgctgtgacaaaacaaatttcccacctgtgggactaataaaggttatcttatcttatcttatcttatctatcttatcttatttacctgccgcattaacgggagaggacgtgcaaacgttaccgctgctgctgggttgagattcacgagtccggagcggaattaaaaacacgacattcatttaaggttatcacgCGTTTTGTGAGcgaatgcttttgcatattcgtagtgtttcctcccttaaatgaagtatctactttgcaagtattgcaagttgccctgttgtcatccgatttcgtaaagtataaccaaacttttgagcgtttgagccgcttaggcgccgtgtttcctgccaggtaaatgacgctccgcaacgtggtgacgtcattcggggcgactggaatcgataagggaatcatttgcaaaaatggcaaacaattccaaggaagtgaaacagtgggaaccggttctcaacaagaaccggttttcgatacccatccctatggctgacaactgctccgttccgtagtcggtatccgtagccagtcttgttaatgatctcactgagggggttcaggcctatgcagaacagcagtggggacagagcatctccttggtagatcccgcacttgatggtgacttgtgctatgggcttggagttggcctctagtgttgtccgccacatccccattgagttcctgatgaaggctcttagggtcccattgatcttgtacaattctaggcattccagtatccagctgtggggcattgagtcataggccttcttgtaatcaatccaggcagtgcacaggttggtcagtctggtcttgcagtctcggctgattgttctgtctaccagtagctggtgttttgcgcctctggtgttcttgccaattcctttctgtgtcccgctcatgtattgacccatgtgcctgttcatcttagccgatatgatgcctgacaggagcttccatgtagtactgaggcaggttattggtcggtagttggaggggaccggtcccttcttggggtccttggggatcaggaccgttcgaccttcggttagccattccgggtgtctctcgttaactagcagctggttcatttgtgctgccagacgctcgtggagtgtcTGGCAGCactccatatatatataatgtttgttttgtttttttggcccaCAATAAGGTTTTTAAAAGTTGTTGACTTTTTTCTCTGGAACCTAAACTTCTAAAGCCTGTTTTTTACAGGATTGTCTGAGTATAATTTTTTGATAAGATCCTAATATTACATCACAAAGTAAAAAGGAGCCGCAGCATGCACAGGCTGCTATTTCTgaaggttttttgtgttttatttggtcTACAACGAGGGTGTATAAATGTTACATATAAAAACGAGACATCATATCTTTGTGTGAAAAACATTCTGAAAGTTTTCACCAAAAAGCTGAAATTAAGTGAAAGCTGCCAAACATGCCTGTGAAGTTATTTTGTAGCTCAGTTACAAAAAGATGATGAACAGCGTAAAATGTCTGATTTCAGTATgtaagtaaaaatataaagcgcACCAGGAACCGGTGACTCTGCTACAGTTTTCTGCCTCTGTACAGACCATTTAAGGGGTCCTGTTGTGGTCCCCGGGCCACTGCtggttgttttcttctttcgtTGGGCGGAACAATTAACAGCTTCCAGGTGGCTATTGTTTCCGCCGGACCGTAGACACAGACGGaccaaacaaatcaaaaagttcCCCGCCTGAAGTCAAAACGGAAGATTAAATTCTGCTGTCGGGACGAAAAAATGAAGTTTCGGGGGAAAATCATCGACATCGCCTGTTTGAACCACTTCACCCGTGAGTGTGAAACATCTGTTTGTGCCGAGAGCCGAAGCTAAGCTGTTAGCTTCCCtccaaatgctgcacacaaactgtaaaaaataaaattacatctaATTAAAAGTTCCCGATGCGGGACTTTGTGCTTTCTTTAGCGTTTCTGACATAATAGGAAAAGTCTGTAGTTCGGCTTACAGCATGTGCTCAAAGAGCCGCAGACTGGTTACTGTTATCTAAATTTAACAAAATCTACATGGAGTCTGGTGCAGGCCTAATGAGTCATGATTAATTACCACAAAAATATCAGCTATATGTTTATGCTGCGTGAGTAATCTGTTATTTACCGGCtctgtaaaaagttttccacttcaagttttcagctaatttttgttgtttaaagtcagttttactgttgaaatgtttagttttacttagtTTTCAACAGTTGTAATATTAACTGtagatttattgtttttagtgtGTTTATCGCGATCAAGTTTTTCAGAAGTGCAGATCAGAGATCTGATTGAAGTAAACTATTATTAAAACTAACCGAGTCTGCGTGTGACTGATTAAATATTTCTCCCGATTCACACCTCTGATCTTTCTCACCAGGAGTCGTCACCACCATCTCAAAGCTGACAAAGATGTGCGTCCTGCGGCTGACGCCGGACAACCTGTTCTTCGTTCTGTCCGGTAAAGTGGCCAACGGCGGCGTCAGCATGTGGTGTGAGCTGTCACAGGTGAGAGCCGACGCTTCGGCTTCCAGCTGCTAAGAAAATAAACTCAGGAACGAGTCTGAGATGATCAGGACCGTAATAAATGACCCTGATCCCGTCCTTCCTCGCGCAGGCCAACTTCTTCGACGAGTACCAGATGGAGGGCGTGTCCTCCGAGGACAACGAGATCTGTCTGGAGGTGACTCCGGAGAATCTGTCCAGAGCCCTGAAGACGGTCCAGAACGCCAAGGCGGTCAAAGTCAAACTGACCAAGAAGCACTGCCCCTGCCTCACCATCGCCGCCGAGCTGGTGAGAGCACCTGAGAACAACTCACAGTCAGCAACAAGTTCACCTGAGACGTCTTTGTCTCTGCCACAGCTCGAATCATACGTTTAATTTTAGCCTATTATTCATAACATCAGGAGATGCGCTGCGTCTGGGGATACATTCATCTACAGTCGGCTCTCCGAACCAGAATCCAGCCACAGGTTTATCAAAGTTAGATTAATCATTCAGTCATGAAGAAACGTGGCACTCCAGTGTGAACCAAGGCCAGAAAACAATAAAGCCGAGGTGTCGCCCAAACCCTGAGAGGAAACTAAACACGAGTCAAATATAGAAGCCAAAAGCAGAGCTGAAGACAGCTCATACTGGCTCATCTTTAGCTGCTTTTAAAACTCATTTGAACCTTTAATCTGAGAAACTTGAGCCCTCTTCCTCTGTGCCGCCCAGCCCACCCTGTCCAGCGTCAGTCGAGTCGTCACTCACGACGTCCCCGTTGACGTCATCCCCCGGAGACTGTGGCACGAGTTCAAAGAGCCGAGCATGCCGGACTTTGATGTAAGTGAAGCTGCCGAACACCAAATCATCCTTTTTATGAGAGCTGCCTTTTCATCACGGTTGTGTCACTGCAGGTCAGCATCTACCTCCCTCCCCTGAAGACCATGAAGAACATCGTGGACAGGATGAAGAACCTCTCCAACTTCCTGGTAGGAGGTTAAACATGTTCAGATCAAACACGGACTCATGCAGAGAGGAGCTGCAGCTTTATTTCTCTGGATTTGGGTCATTTCAGTCACGTTTGTCGCCGCGTTTGTGTAACAAACTGTCCGGCATGTTTTTAGCATAACGGTAAActcctttattttgaaatacgTGAAAAGGCGTCTTCCTGTATGTCAGCCCTCCGCCCGGCTCGATGTAGAAATATTGAACTGAATGTGAACACGATGTTTATGTCATCTTTTCCCGAGAAGCCAAGATGTCAGATGAAAATAATTACATATTTAAACCTCGTGTTACCTGCGACAGGTGATCACACAGAACCTGAAGCCTTATGTCGCTTTAGATGTTTAGATGAAATATGCTGAAATATTTGGAGCGTTTTCATCTCTTTACCTGCAGTCGGACAGGAAGTGAAGGTGTTAAGACGTCAGCAGGCGTTACAGCTCTGTGTTAAATCCTCGCTGTGACCAATGGGAACTTTTCAAGAAGCCTCATTTCAGCTTTCATAAACACCTCCAGCAGTGACTCTGACACTGAGTCAACTCCAAGAGGAAAACACTGCCACCTAGTGTTTGTGCGCTGAATTAGTGAAATACAGCAGCCCCTCGTTTATCGTGGGAGTTACGATCTAAAAATAACCCGTGACAGGTGAAATCCGTGAAGTAGCAGtgaattattatagatgtttcactgcacactttatacacttttctccaGCAGGCATCAacattttctctcttgtttaaacaaagttcaaaccttcataGAAAACTAAGTCCAtcattatagaatgaaaccaaatcaATCAGATCAACAGAGTCACTTTCTTTCTTCCAAAACTGGATGACCTTCAAAGACATGAAAAATCAACTTTAAAGAGACCTTAACGTCTGaatcttcctgtgtgtgtgtgtgtgtgtgtgtgtgtgtgtgtgtgtgtgtgtgtgtgtgtgtgtgtgtgtgtgtgtgtgtgtgtgtgtgtgtgtgtctgtgtgtgtgcgtgtgtgtgtgtgtgtgtgtcaggtaaTCGAAGCCAACCTGAACGGCGAGATGAACCTGAAGATTGAGACCGATCTTGTTTCCGTGACGACTCACTTCAGAGACCTGGGAAACCCTCCGTGGGGTAAAAACACGCTTTAGCTCCACGAGCAGCTCAGACCTGCTGACGGATGAGCTCAGTCATCACGTCACATCCCTGATAACCAGTTAATTCTGGGGGGCGGGGCCTAAAGTCTCaccctccacctgctgctgagagCCTCgtttatatttaataattacTGATTGTCAGTGTATCAGCTGTGGGCCATACTTTTCATACATTGCTCCTCCGTCCCTCCAGGCGATGACGCCTCCCAGGATGGCGGCCCGTCTCAGAGCAGGGACCCGGAGAGCATGGTGGAGGCCAGGGTGGACATCAGGAGGCTGCAGCAGTTCCTCGTGGGGCAGCAGGTCAACCCCAGCAAGGCCATGTGCAGTGAGTCTCCCCTCACATGTTCGCACTCAGGACAAAACCCACCGGGGTCTAATCCACGTCACAGTTTAACACATTTCTCTCTCGTCCTCCTCAGACATCGTCCATCAGAGCGTCCTCCACCTGATTCTGCTGCATGAAGACATGTCGCTGCAGTACTTTATCCCCGCCGTGGCGTAGACGCTCTGCTCGGCGCCAGTCTGAGGAAGTAAAGCTGGACTAAACggtttcaggtgtttcatcaCATGGACACAAAGCTGAGCGCGCCTGTGCTCTGTCTGACGGAGGCTCAGAGTGGAGCTCTCCTCTCTGACCTGTGATGGTGTTGGAGGCGACGCAGGACGGAGGAGCTTTGGACCGCTGAGATAAAGAGTCTGTGTTTGTGAGACGTTTCGACAGTTTTTGATTAAaagtgtttgaaaataaaaacgtTTGAATATGTaagttccttttttaaaaagtgacaataaaataaaaactgaagtatAAACATTTtgtctgctgcagctgcaggtctGGATGTCCTGAAACCCTCTGAAGCTGTGATGGATGGGACGGTTTCTGAAACCACCCTCCATCATTCTGTCACAGTTTGGCTTGTTTTAAGTGTATCAGTGGGTCCAGGAGAAATCTGCTTGTCCCTGATCAGGTTTGTTCCAAAGTCCACAGAGCCTCGAATCTCACCAGACGCATTTCAGAAGGAGAACTTTACCCTCCACAAAGACTCCGAGGTGATGGCAACACTGGTGAACCTGGTTATCAAGctgccacgcccctaataatgcaaactcCAATTGAAACAGGTGAGTTATTAAAGCATTCGTGCTGCACAGGTGTTATAAAGGTTCAAATTAATGAGAAGATAATCACGCAAACTGGGTATCCTCTCTTACCTTAGGCTAAAACTCAAACAGCTTAATATTAATATGGCGGATGTAGCAGGTGGTGGTGCAGACGTAGCTCCGACTTTCAAACGGTCACGATTAAAACCAGAGATATATAAAACAACTGATGGAAGGGTAATTGTAGAGGATGAACTACTTAATTTCCTTGCTGTAAAAATCAAAACTTTAAGTCAGGATGAAATTGTGTTGTTGGCCACGAACACATTTGAATCCGAGGGGATTGAAGCCTCCaagaaagttttgtttgagCTCTGCCCCACTACCTCACAGCGGTGCGTTGGATATAAAGGACAGCATAAAGACGCCAACAATATTAAACTCTGTCTTAAAGTGCTGAATGAGTGTGGGGAGAATATCCCAAGATTTGTCTCTCATCACCTGGATGATCTGCCGCCTGTTACATACTCCAGCATGGATGTGTGTTGTCTACTACGGCGAATGGACCAGCTGTGTGCTGAGGTGGGTGCTTTAAAACATGTAGTTAAACTACAGGCGGATGTCTGCGAGCAAGTTATGACCAATGCTGTGGAGGTCGACCAACGTGTGACTGTTCTTGAGTGTCAGCCTGAGGTACCGGCTGAGCCTGTTATGCTGAATGCTCAGGGGTCGGGGACCGCTTCCCACTTTCCCCTGGGGAAACACGCAGAGGAGCGGTGGGGGAGTCGAAGTAAAGGCGGCCCGCGTGAAAGGCAGGAAGCCAGAGCTTTGGCTGCTTCAAGGACTGGGACAACAAGCACAGTGTCAGCGTTTTGTCCGGAGATGTTGCTA is a genomic window of Astatotilapia calliptera chromosome 9, fAstCal1.2, whole genome shotgun sequence containing:
- the hus1 gene encoding checkpoint protein HUS1, yielding MKFRGKIIDIACLNHFTRVVTTISKLTKMCVLRLTPDNLFFVLSGKVANGGVSMWCELSQANFFDEYQMEGVSSEDNEICLEVTPENLSRALKTVQNAKAVKVKLTKKHCPCLTIAAELPTLSSVSRVVTHDVPVDVIPRRLWHEFKEPSMPDFDVSIYLPPLKTMKNIVDRMKNLSNFLVIEANLNGEMNLKIETDLVSVTTHFRDLGNPPWGDDASQDGGPSQSRDPESMVEARVDIRRLQQFLVGQQVNPSKAMCNIVHQSVLHLILLHEDMSLQYFIPAVA